In one Mucilaginibacter ginsenosidivorax genomic region, the following are encoded:
- a CDS encoding DUF6728 family protein, giving the protein MYFFRKKDPNRPTSFNLRAMHIINAIAITMFLAGIIYKLIQVFILKK; this is encoded by the coding sequence ATGTATTTCTTTAGAAAAAAAGATCCCAACAGGCCTACCAGTTTTAACCTGCGGGCCATGCATATTATCAATGCAATTGCCATAACTATGTTTTTAGCGGGCATCATCTACAAGCTTATACAAGTGTTCATACTTAAAAAATGA
- a CDS encoding RagB/SusD family nutrient uptake outer membrane protein has product MKTKYIKFMSVIGFAFGFTIMSCNKALNLKPLDQLSDAAYFKSPTDFKTFANQYYGYLKNFTTINGLSDNPHSDGRSDLFGGGGAYGSGTNIVPVTEPGFGNAGNWTVDYGRIRAANYLLDKAASYPRPAEIAQYVAEAKFFRAYTYFDLLQQYGGVPLITKPLDLTSPELFGARATRDQVADLIIADLQAAIPALPVSLSTNSADFGRVTQMAAQAFLSRVALYEGTWQKFRSGDAARYNALLDKSIAASAAVMASNQYALFGTAASNALGGNSTVLGDSCLKYLFILENIKSNPAGITKTANHEYILSTRYDDVLKPANVFVSRSTMATGVAQKFVNMFLCTDGLPVEKSPQFGGFQTYLSEFQNRDNRLKYTIKITYQYYWYSINGRVNWTGDAADRANSLGPAKPYGYGNQKWISERQLVDGKESEDYPVIRYAEVLLNYAEAVYERNGIISDADLNKSVNLVRLRCNSTNGMPGLSNALVNTNNMDMRTEIRRERTIELYDEDFRFDDIKRWHSGTTDLVTNVGGTAYGNAAAFVSPWPVLYKYTGTQAELGPDPVKPVPTNAKDANGNLILDQTARLFGEKNYLYPLPSQQITLNPQLTQNPGW; this is encoded by the coding sequence ATGAAGACGAAATATATCAAGTTCATGTCGGTTATAGGGTTTGCCTTTGGCTTTACTATAATGTCATGTAATAAAGCACTCAACTTAAAGCCGCTTGACCAATTATCAGATGCGGCCTACTTTAAATCACCAACAGATTTTAAAACTTTTGCCAACCAGTATTACGGCTATCTTAAAAACTTTACCACCATTAACGGCTTGTCTGATAATCCGCATTCCGATGGCCGGTCAGACCTGTTTGGCGGCGGTGGTGCCTACGGCTCGGGTACCAACATTGTACCCGTTACCGAGCCCGGCTTTGGTAACGCCGGAAACTGGACTGTTGATTATGGCAGGATAAGGGCTGCCAATTACCTGCTGGATAAAGCGGCATCTTACCCAAGGCCTGCCGAAATAGCCCAATATGTGGCCGAGGCCAAATTTTTCCGCGCGTATACCTATTTTGATCTTTTACAGCAATACGGTGGCGTGCCCCTGATTACCAAGCCGCTTGACCTTACCTCGCCGGAGTTGTTTGGCGCCAGGGCCACCCGCGACCAGGTAGCCGATTTGATTATAGCCGACCTGCAGGCAGCCATACCAGCCCTGCCGGTTTCCCTATCAACCAACTCAGCAGATTTTGGCCGTGTAACCCAGATGGCAGCGCAGGCATTTTTGAGCCGCGTGGCACTTTATGAAGGTACCTGGCAAAAATTCAGATCGGGCGATGCAGCGCGGTATAATGCCTTGTTGGATAAATCGATAGCGGCAAGTGCCGCAGTTATGGCCAGTAACCAGTATGCACTGTTTGGCACGGCGGCTTCAAACGCTCTTGGCGGCAACAGCACTGTACTGGGCGACTCCTGCCTGAAATATTTATTCATACTTGAAAACATCAAATCAAATCCTGCGGGTATCACCAAAACTGCCAACCATGAATACATACTATCTACCCGATATGATGACGTGCTGAAGCCGGCTAACGTATTTGTGAGCCGCAGCACCATGGCAACCGGCGTAGCGCAAAAATTTGTAAATATGTTTTTGTGTACCGATGGGCTGCCGGTTGAAAAATCGCCGCAGTTTGGCGGCTTTCAAACCTATCTGTCAGAATTCCAGAACCGCGATAACCGTTTAAAATACACCATTAAAATTACTTACCAGTATTACTGGTACAGCATAAATGGCCGTGTTAACTGGACCGGCGATGCGGCCGACAGGGCAAATTCGCTGGGGCCGGCAAAACCTTACGGCTACGGCAATCAGAAATGGATATCAGAAAGGCAATTGGTTGATGGTAAAGAATCGGAAGATTACCCGGTAATTCGCTATGCGGAAGTACTGCTTAACTATGCCGAAGCGGTATATGAACGAAACGGAATAATTTCAGATGCCGACCTTAACAAATCTGTAAACCTTGTGCGCCTGCGCTGCAATTCAACCAATGGCATGCCGGGGCTTAGCAATGCACTGGTGAATACCAATAATATGGATATGCGTACCGAGATAAGAAGAGAGCGTACGATAGAGCTTTATGACGAAGATTTCAGGTTTGACGACATTAAACGCTGGCACAGCGGCACAACCGACCTTGTAACTAACGTAGGTGGTACTGCTTATGGCAATGCTGCCGCTTTTGTAAGCCCATGGCCGGTGTTGTATAAATACACCGGAACTCAGGCGGAGTTGGGCCCAGACCCTGTAAAGCCCGTACCAACAAACGCCAAAGATGCCAATGGCAACCTGATCCTGGATCAAACCGCCAGGTTATTTGGCGAAAAAAATTATTTATACCCCCTTCCATCCCAACAAATTACATTAAACCCCCAACTAACCCAAAATCCGGGTTGGTAA
- a CDS encoding EamA family transporter — translation MQKNKIPIRPLLAVLGSILSVQIGAAIAKGLFPALGASVTATLRIGLSALMLLAVNRPGLKTLTKVQWRAVIPYGLCLGAMNLIYYLALSRIPLGIAVTLEFMGPLLLVVFSSKRLIEFLWVLLAAAGIALMTPWNNTNIDLFGAGMALLAGAFWAGYIVLGRRVSAVLNGGEAVTIGMLFALIITLPFAFASGGMLNFNSSMIIPAVGLALFCSAVPFSLEMYGLKYIPTKTFSILMSMEPAVGAICGLIFLKEYLSVQEYAAVVLVVIASVGATIGNRENIGKIAPDV, via the coding sequence ATGCAAAAAAACAAAATACCCATACGCCCATTATTAGCGGTTTTAGGTTCGATACTAAGCGTTCAAATTGGGGCAGCTATAGCTAAGGGATTGTTTCCGGCTCTTGGTGCTTCGGTAACCGCCACCTTGCGGATTGGCTTATCCGCACTGATGTTGCTTGCGGTGAACAGGCCCGGATTAAAAACCCTGACAAAAGTACAATGGCGGGCGGTTATCCCTTACGGATTGTGCCTTGGGGCCATGAACTTGATTTATTACCTGGCATTATCACGCATCCCGTTGGGGATAGCGGTCACGCTTGAGTTTATGGGGCCGCTGCTGCTGGTAGTATTCAGCTCAAAACGGCTCATCGAATTTTTATGGGTATTGCTTGCTGCTGCCGGAATAGCATTGATGACACCCTGGAACAACACCAACATTGATTTATTTGGCGCGGGCATGGCCCTGCTGGCAGGCGCTTTTTGGGCCGGGTATATTGTTTTGGGCCGCAGGGTATCGGCAGTGTTAAACGGTGGGGAGGCTGTTACCATAGGTATGCTGTTTGCATTAATTATTACATTGCCATTCGCCTTCGCAAGTGGCGGCATGCTGAATTTCAACAGCAGCATGATTATCCCTGCTGTAGGGTTGGCATTATTTTGCAGCGCTGTCCCGTTTTCGTTAGAGATGTATGGCCTCAAATACATTCCCACCAAAACCTTCAGTATCCTTATGAGCATGGAGCCCGCTGTAGGTGCTATTTGCGGGTTGATTTTTCTGAAAGAGTATCTTTCGGTACAGGAATACGCCGCGGTTGTGCTGGTGGTAATCGCAAGTGTAGGGGCAACAATTGGTAACCGCGAAAATATAGGTAAAATAGCCCCCGACGTTTAA
- a CDS encoding RidA family protein, translating to MMEIINTNNAPAPIGPYSQATVAGNFVFVSGQIPLNPATGELVTSGIKDEAVLVMENIKAILTEAGIGFANVVKTSIFLTDLGNFGQVNEVYGTYFTSSFPARETVQVSALPKGVNVEISVIAVK from the coding sequence ATGATGGAAATAATAAACACCAATAACGCGCCTGCACCTATCGGGCCGTACAGCCAGGCAACCGTTGCCGGTAATTTTGTATTTGTATCTGGCCAGATACCTCTTAACCCCGCCACCGGCGAACTGGTTACCAGCGGTATTAAAGATGAAGCCGTTTTAGTAATGGAAAACATTAAAGCCATTTTAACCGAAGCAGGCATCGGCTTTGCCAACGTGGTAAAAACCAGCATATTTTTAACCGACCTGGGTAATTTTGGCCAGGTAAACGAAGTATACGGCACCTATTTTACATCAAGCTTCCCTGCCCGCGAAACGGTACAGGTATCGGCCTTGCCAAAAGGCGTTAATGTAGAGATATCGGTTATTGCGGTAAAATAA
- a CDS encoding SusC/RagA family TonB-linked outer membrane protein translates to MNVFYQTKHRILRLFAVLLLIACAATASAQNKAVTGKIIDASTGEAVIGATVLAVGTSNGVAADLNGTFKITVAANTSLQFKSIGYTSVTVAADFDKPMIIKLTPSNKGLEEVVVVGYGQQKRATVSGAVATVSSKVFQDRGPINNPLESLQGQVPGVVVTRTSAQPGRENWNFQIRGATSTNTQDPLIVLDGVALVNNAELNSINPNDIDNISFLKDAAASIYGARAAFGVVLITTKKAKSGKMDVQYLSTISQKRLGLQPILINDRQWGQSLKEALTNDNYGVAPTNYLWYQLADLATHPPDSLYIDITRLPGYAGSANGVLYNGTPLPSFGDVKDFTFFDTNMQKMLWGNATSTQQDLSFSGSGDRSGYRVSLGYLNDGSQLKWGLNGNQRYNLRLNHSYKFSDRVNLETNISLERNNIQQPTLYSYGGYSALSNYAQPGLPAFTSKGQPYAWGTVYSAPALLKYGGDNKESNSRALLNSTFTYNFAKHLTFTAVTGYHVWYQDSRIQQKQVQFYNYAGNLLIQTNPINGGNGGSNTFYNRSNITEPYYNLAGRVSYDNVFNKIHAVGVMLGSSYERDEYNYFTTRTYNLGSDDIPSLGTGVTSGTAGFVTNGETQNHYALGSYFGRATYTYNSKYNLEVQGRYDGSSKFIADKRWKIFGSVLGSWLISEESFVKNLNIFSTLKLRASYGTTGSQSGIGLYDYLQSLNVNTGGALLGNNLATSVTTTGSLVSLNRTWETVVKKNLALDFAILNDHLSGSFDIYRNENNNMLLNQLYPGVLGASAPTQNIGTLHTWGYEGSLTWRSNIGKLTYSVSGTITDNQNKLVHFGGANVIAPGYNATVEGYPLGSYFGLKYGGKLQTQAEVDAYNAQYAPAGSTNNIGLPIPSALANPAGQMSGLRPGDNKFVDVNGDGKLSIGGTTADKGDLVYLGSDNPRYSYGLNLGLQWNGFDFYSIFQGVGKRAVLRTGSSANFSVPFLSIFQGQTTSYLGNVWSPENPDAYYPNLHSAQNNGINNYNYQPSTWRVQNGAYVRLKNVVLGYTIPKSLLAHTHAIKGLRIYFSGSDLWEKTYIHDGWDPEVTRTVSGNERYPFYRYLTLGANVTF, encoded by the coding sequence ATGAATGTTTTTTACCAAACAAAACACCGGATACTACGGCTGTTTGCTGTACTTCTGTTAATTGCCTGCGCAGCAACAGCATCGGCCCAAAACAAGGCCGTTACCGGTAAAATTATTGACGCCAGCACCGGCGAGGCCGTTATAGGGGCTACCGTGCTGGCTGTAGGCACATCAAACGGGGTAGCAGCCGATTTAAACGGCACTTTCAAAATTACCGTTGCAGCAAATACATCGCTGCAGTTTAAGAGCATTGGCTATACATCGGTTACTGTAGCCGCCGATTTTGATAAGCCGATGATCATCAAACTTACGCCATCAAACAAGGGGCTGGAAGAGGTGGTTGTAGTAGGCTATGGCCAGCAAAAACGGGCTACTGTTTCCGGAGCGGTTGCCACCGTATCATCAAAGGTTTTCCAGGACAGGGGGCCTATCAATAACCCGCTCGAATCCTTACAGGGCCAGGTTCCGGGTGTGGTGGTTACCCGCACATCGGCCCAGCCCGGCCGCGAAAACTGGAACTTCCAGATCCGCGGGGCCACATCAACCAACACCCAGGATCCGCTTATTGTGCTGGATGGTGTAGCACTGGTTAACAATGCCGAGCTAAACTCCATAAACCCGAATGATATTGACAATATATCTTTCCTGAAAGATGCCGCCGCATCTATTTACGGTGCGCGCGCTGCCTTTGGTGTAGTGCTTATCACTACCAAAAAAGCCAAATCGGGTAAAATGGATGTACAGTACCTTTCTACTATTTCCCAAAAAAGACTTGGCCTTCAGCCTATTTTGATTAATGACCGGCAGTGGGGCCAAAGCTTAAAAGAGGCCTTAACAAACGATAACTATGGCGTGGCTCCTACCAACTATCTTTGGTACCAACTGGCCGACCTGGCCACCCATCCGCCTGATTCACTTTATATCGATATCACCAGGTTACCGGGCTATGCCGGTTCGGCCAATGGTGTTTTATATAATGGCACCCCGCTGCCATCATTTGGCGATGTTAAGGACTTTACCTTTTTTGATACCAACATGCAAAAAATGTTGTGGGGCAACGCTACATCAACCCAGCAGGACCTAAGCTTTTCGGGCTCGGGCGACCGTAGCGGCTACCGGGTATCATTAGGTTACCTTAACGACGGCAGCCAGCTAAAATGGGGCCTCAACGGAAACCAGCGTTACAACCTCCGCTTAAATCACAGCTATAAATTTAGCGACAGGGTAAACCTGGAAACCAATATATCCCTCGAAAGGAATAATATACAGCAGCCTACATTATATAGCTACGGCGGTTACAGCGCGCTAAGTAACTACGCCCAGCCCGGCCTGCCCGCTTTTACTTCAAAAGGGCAGCCTTATGCCTGGGGAACGGTTTACAGCGCGCCTGCACTGCTTAAATATGGCGGCGATAACAAGGAATCGAACAGCAGGGCTTTGCTCAATTCAACCTTTACCTACAATTTTGCCAAACACCTTACATTTACTGCGGTAACAGGCTACCACGTATGGTACCAGGATAGCAGGATACAGCAAAAGCAGGTTCAGTTTTACAACTATGCCGGTAACCTGTTAATACAAACCAACCCGATAAACGGCGGCAACGGCGGCAGCAATACGTTTTATAACCGCAGCAACATTACCGAGCCTTATTATAACCTGGCGGGCAGGGTATCGTACGATAACGTGTTTAACAAGATACACGCCGTTGGGGTAATGCTTGGAAGCTCATACGAGCGCGATGAGTACAATTATTTTACCACACGTACCTACAACCTGGGCAGCGACGATATCCCATCATTAGGAACCGGTGTTACCAGCGGCACCGCCGGCTTTGTAACCAATGGCGAAACCCAGAATCATTATGCGCTGGGGTCATACTTCGGCCGGGCTACATATACCTACAACAGTAAATATAACCTGGAGGTGCAGGGCCGCTATGATGGCTCGTCAAAGTTTATTGCCGATAAAAGATGGAAAATATTTGGCTCGGTGTTGGGTTCATGGCTTATATCCGAAGAGTCATTTGTAAAAAACCTCAACATCTTCTCAACCCTTAAGCTGCGGGCAAGTTACGGAACCACCGGCAGCCAAAGCGGCATCGGCTTGTATGATTACTTACAATCGCTTAACGTAAATACGGGCGGCGCGTTATTGGGCAATAACCTGGCAACCTCGGTAACTACCACCGGCAGCCTGGTTTCGCTTAACCGGACCTGGGAAACCGTAGTTAAAAAGAACCTGGCATTGGATTTCGCCATTTTAAACGACCACCTTTCGGGCTCATTTGACATCTACCGGAATGAAAATAATAATATGCTGCTTAACCAGCTGTATCCGGGTGTACTTGGCGCCAGCGCACCAACACAAAACATTGGTACATTGCATACCTGGGGGTATGAGGGTAGCCTTACCTGGCGGTCAAACATTGGCAAGCTAACCTACTCGGTTAGCGGTACAATTACCGATAACCAAAACAAGCTGGTTCATTTTGGCGGGGCAAATGTTATTGCACCAGGTTATAACGCAACCGTTGAGGGGTATCCTCTTGGATCGTACTTCGGCTTAAAATATGGAGGCAAGCTGCAAACACAGGCCGAAGTTGATGCTTATAACGCACAATACGCGCCTGCCGGGAGCACCAACAACATAGGCTTACCCATACCATCGGCGCTTGCTAACCCTGCCGGCCAGATGAGCGGCCTGCGCCCCGGCGATAATAAGTTTGTGGATGTTAATGGCGATGGTAAACTGAGTATAGGAGGCACCACTGCCGATAAGGGCGACCTTGTTTACCTGGGATCGGATAACCCAAGGTACAGTTATGGGCTTAACCTTGGTTTGCAGTGGAATGGGTTTGATTTTTACTCCATTTTCCAGGGAGTAGGCAAACGGGCCGTGTTGCGTACCGGGTCATCAGCAAACTTCAGCGTTCCTTTCCTGTCTATTTTCCAGGGTCAAACAACATCTTACCTGGGTAATGTGTGGTCGCCAGAAAATCCGGATGCTTATTATCCCAACCTGCATTCGGCACAAAACAACGGTATTAACAACTATAACTACCAGCCATCAACCTGGCGTGTGCAAAACGGCGCCTATGTACGCCTTAAAAACGTAGTGCTTGGTTATACCATACCTAAAAGCCTGCTGGCACACACGCATGCCATAAAAGGCCTGCGGATTTACTTTTCGGGCAGCGACCTGTGGGAAAAAACCTATATACATGACGGCTGGGACCCGGAAGTTACCAGGACAGTATCAGGCAACGAAAGGTACCCTTTTTACCGCTACCTCACCCTTGGCGCAAACGTGACTTTTTAA